Within Candidatus Abyssobacteria bacterium SURF_5, the genomic segment GAGCAGTGCGAAGGGCGGCGATCTCGGGTTGTTCCGCCGCGGACAAATGGTGAAACCTTTCGAGGATGCGGCCTTCTCAATGAATCCCGGCGACATCAGCGATATCGTAGAAACGCAGTTTGGATATCACATAATCAAAGTCACCGATAAGAAGCCCGAGGCAGTGATGCCGTTTGAAGACGTGAAAGACCGCCTCACCCAATTCCTGAAGCAGGAAAAGGTGCAGACGGAAGTGTCGCAGTACATTGAAAAACTCCGGGCGGAAGCAAAGATCCAGGATAACTTGAACCCGCCCGCCGCAGCAGTTCAGCCGGCAGCCGTTGAGGAAGAGAAGAAGTAGCAGCTTTGAAATGAACAAGGGAAGGAGGATTTATTCCTCCTTCCCTTCTCTTTTTTTTCAGGAGCCCGTTGGGATAAAATCGACCGGGCGCACTTCGTTGAAATGGATCGCATCCGAGGGACAGACAACGGCACACAGGCCGCACCCGACGCATTTCTCGCCGTTGACCGATGCTTTCAGCTCATCGTCACCACTCACGCTGATCGCGCCGAAATAACACCTGTCAATGCACGATTCGCAGCCGATACATGCTTCTTCATCCACTTCCGCCTGGAACCGAGACGGTGAAACAAACTTCGTGCCTTCGCTGATCATGTACTTGAGCCCGATACAACAATCGGAACAGCAATTGCAGATGTAATGGTCGATATGGTCCGTGTTTATGGTTACATGAACCAGACCCGCTTCCTCGGCCTTCTTGATAATATCCATCGCCTCTTTTTTGTCGATCTCCCGGCCGGTTCCCCGGGTAATCGCATAATCCGCGGCACGATTGATCTGGATGCACGCTTCCACCGGCAAACCGCATTTGCCGTCCACCACCCGGCACGTGCACCTGGTGACCGCGATCCGCTTTGCCTTTTCAACGATCTCCCGCACATTCTCGTAGTGAAGTATCTGGTTCTTTGCCTCCAAGGCGGCCTCGACCGGGATGATCCGCGTCGGCGGGCGAGGTATCATTGATTCTATCACCCGTACGGTCGGCCCCCATTCTTTATCTGTGAAATCCTTCCATAAATGATGAAATT encodes:
- a CDS encoding 4Fe-4S ferredoxin codes for the protein MKAVIVSHEAEIRRRYLMSESTVYQDLADKLMMGHSDIVKRLFKMIADEEEAQLLLGMPATPEQLAQSTGRSLEAIKKSLDLLFHKGLVFISASSGKYRMCRDIVQFHDASILWPEAPKEFHHLWKDFTDKEWGPTVRVIESMIPRPPTRIIPVEAALEAKNQILHYENVREIVEKAKRIAVTRCTCRVVDGKCGLPVEACIQINRAADYAITRGTGREIDKKEAMDIIKKAEEAGLVHVTINTDHIDHYICNCCSDCCIGLKYMISEGTKFVSPSRFQAEVDEEACIGCESCIDRCYFGAISVSGDDELKASVNGEKCVGCGLCAVVCPSDAIHFNEVRPVDFIPTGS